Within the Miscanthus floridulus cultivar M001 chromosome 17, ASM1932011v1, whole genome shotgun sequence genome, the region GCCCACGGTCGCGGCGAAGGGGCAGATGCATCGGTGAGGAAGGAGGGGTGCGCGGGTGAGACGGGAGGTGAGGGGAACGGGTACCCGTGCTTAGCCGCTCCGCGCGAACGGCCGAATCGGGCGTTCTACCCGGGGCCAGGCCCCAACTGTACGGTGGGCCAGCCCGAGTCAGGCTGCAGACCCCTTGCACACAACTAAACAAGTTAAAATTAGCTCAGGCTAGAAGCTGACCAGCCAACTAAACACACCGTCTATTATTTCGTACATCGACAATGAAATCTCCGTCGCCATCAGTTTTTTTTTGTAAGATGCATATATAAGTTCCAAAATTGGTGCGTGGGGGAGGGGAATCTTTCTTTGATCACTTGAGCCGCACCATGAAGAAATCGGCTGGCATTTATCTCTTTGCCCTCGATACATAAGCGCGTGAGACGACACTACTAGTGTAAATACACAAAATAAACCGTGAACATTCTTCACGTCAAATCCATTTGATCTTGAATGCACCAATTAGAAACATCCAACGACAATATAAAATTTTGACAAACAATAATTATGAAAATATCTATGTTATCACAATGATTTTCAGAGAATTAGCGACGTCAATGATTTTCAATAGAAGTTTAGCGACGTCAATCTAATGCTGTGGCCATCTCGGTGATAAAAAAGTTACAAAGATTCAACTATATAGGACTTTTATGTCTAGTAGATATAGAGAAGGAATGTCTGTGAATTGGGTGTCTATAGAGTTCTGTTTACTTTACACCctcaaaccccccccccccccccccccccacacacacacacacaccacaacCACCCACCCTACAAAAAAAAAGAGTtgtgttttctaaaaaaaaattgaCCTACTCTAGTCTCCTCACATGTTTTAGTTCTCTTCTCTAAAAAAAATTGACCTACTATGTTGTGGGCAAAATATAGTGCTTGTTTGGCACAGCTCACTATTTTTGTCAAACACTCTTTTTCAAAATAATTGTTTTTCTCCTCTTACAAAGAGATGAGTTAGAATACAGCTGAAAAAGTGGCTTATCCCAGCTTTCTCCCTCATTTCACTCTCATCCATGCATGAAACTATCGTGAATCTCAGCTTTCTCTAGCTGTTTTTCCAAAACAGCTTAGCTTCACTTAGAAAGTTGTTCATTAAgctgttttcaaaaaaaaaaaatcagctttAGTAATAAAGCTAAGCTACTGGCCATCCGTACCCTTTAGCCTTGCCAGGATTAAACGCCCAAATCGCTCGTTCTTCTAGAGACTGGCTTGGCCAGGCAACGTTCCAAGTTCTCCTCACCTCCGGCGCGCGCCTCCTGCTCCTCACCGCTCGCCTCTGCTGCTCCGCTTTCCTCTTCCTCGACGGAGATGGCCACCGACGGTCCCTGCTCCTCTTCCATGCCGGCCCCTGCGCGTGAGCTCCGCCAGTCCCGCAAGGCCCCGCACGAGCACCGCCGAGAAACGCCTCGCCGAGCCCGCACCGGAGCACCTCGTTGCGGAGGCCCCGCCGGAGCACCTCCTCCTTCGCGGCAGATCCGACCGTACCCCTGCTTCTCCGCTTCCCGCTCGACGCCGTATCCTTCGCCCTCCTCCTACGGTCTTGCCCAACGGCACGGGGGCGCTCGCGCTCGCCGCACTGGCCCCGGCCTCCGTCCCCATCGAAGTCGCAGCCAACGCGCGCTTGTATAAGGAACGGAGCCGTAGCTAAGGACTCCAGCAGCCAAGGGGTTCGCGCACGCCGTCCTTGGCCTCCTCTGCCGCAGCTGGCAGTGGTGGTCCGGCGGGTCCAGTGGCTTGTTCCGGCAGTCCGACCTGCGCCTGCTCCTCGGCTGTGGTAGATGACCCCCGACATGTGGTACGTCGAACTCGCCGTCGGTGGTAGCAAGGTCCATGCCGGCTCCAATGGCCGCCTCGTCTGGCACCACACCCCCTGGCTCGGCGCCCACGCCGCCAAGGGGCCCGTTCACCACCTCCGCCACGTCCTTCATGAGCGGCGGTGCTGGCCGTGCTCGTTAGATACTCGCCACGCTCTGGTTCCATTCCCATTCAAGAGGCGCCCACCAGATGTTCAACAAAATTTCTCAAAGGGGTTAAACTTAACGATTTAGAGAAGAGGTGATTGTATCAAAAAAAAATTTGAGAAGAGGTGATTGTATAAAAAAAAATCAGGCAACCAAACACACAAAAGTTCCATCAATTTCCACACTCAAAAGTTGCAACACGTCCAAGGAAAGAAAGATGCTCCAGACAATGCTAACTCAAGAGAGAGTTCACCCTAGAACAACTTAAAACGTGAGGCACAACTCCTGCTCAAGTCCGAGATTCATGATCCTCTCTACTCAATCAGATCATCATCGTCATCTGGGAGAGGTTGTGCAGCCGCTGCAGCAAGCTCAGCTTCATGCCTGAGTCAATAAAAAGTGAATCAGTTCTTGCAACACTTCGAATTGAGGCGACAGATTAAAAGGATAGTAGGAACTTCCGGACAAAAACAAGTCATGTCGAATATAAAGTGGACAAAAACAAAAGGCAACACTCACTGCTGCTGCATTGCCATGTCGATGGTAACTTCCGGAGGCTTAAGAGCAACAGCTTCAACAAAGTGAAGGTTCGGATCACTGTTAAGACCAAAGACATTGTCAAGAATAAACAGATAGTGGTAAATGGTTGTGAGCACAAGATGCAATAAACAAAAGTAGGTTAGTCAATTACCCAGCCAGTTTCCTTGCAAGGTAAAGGAAAGGTTTCTCAAAGTTGTAATTGCTCTTGGCAGAAATTTCATAGTACTGCAGATTCTTCTTCCTGTGGAAGGTGACCTGCTTGGCTTTCACCTGCCTGTTCTTGACATCAACCTTGTTACCACAAAGGACAATTGGGATGTTTTCACACACCCTGCATGAATTCATAATTGAACATCAGAATTTACCAACAAAATTATAAATAAGTAAAAGTTTATGACAAAGAAAGACTGCAATAAACCTGCACAGGTCCCTATGCCATGTAGGAACATTCTTGTATGTCAGCCTTGAGGTTACATCAAACATGATGATTGCACATTGACCATGGATACTGCATGGGAATAGAAATCGCAAAGAGTCTCAGAAAATGCAATCGAAAATAGTTCAGTACTGAAAGTATACATAAACTTTACAGTGTATGTACACTTGTTAATTCAGATGTTACTGAAGATAACACGAATAAGACTTACTAGTATCCATCCCTGAGGCCACCGAACTTCTCTTGCCCAGCAGTATCCCAGCAGTAGAACCTGATCTTACCACAGTTCGTGGTGAAATCCAATGGATGGACTTCCACACCAATGGTTGCTGAAACAACAAAATGCATTAGAGGAGCTGGAAGTATTATTGATGGCAAGTAAATGAAGGAAAACCCCAATCAACATGATACTTGCGTTCATATTTCTTCTCAAATTCTCCAGTGAGATGCCTCTTCACAAATGTAGTTTTACCTGCAACAAGAAAACATGAGGGATAAAAATCACACAGGGCCAACAGAAGAGACGGATAATGATAGATGTGGTGTATAGTCATGCATCTAAAGCCTGTGAGGACAATAATGTTATGCCTTAGCAACTGAAATTTGAACCATCTAGCATATGAAGGTTGCAAACAAAAAGATTAATGGCGTCTGGATGTGAGAGTTTTCATACAAACAATCATGCAGTTTCTTAGCAAGAGCAAATTAGGTTGTGCATCAACTGAATTTCTATCGTATTAGCATACAAAATATTAGAAACAAGAAATCAACCACCTCCACCTCAAATTTAGTTGCATCACATGTAGCCCTAACTTAGAATAGAATACGGATTTGCTACAATACAAAAGATGATAAAACAACTGGATCACAAAGAGTCGTCCTTATAATTTTTTAAGGTATTAAAGTGGCATTGGGTAGGGGAGGCAGCACCCGTGATCCTCTGCGTCTATGTGAAAAAGGAATCTAAATGAGGAGAAACAAGGTCTAATATATTTGTGCAGTTTATATGTGAAAACGAATCTAAGTGAGGGGAAACAAGGTCTAAAATATTTCCGCAGTTTATATGTGAAAACGAATCTAAATGAGGGGAGACAACTACAACATAGACATGATTAAAATCAGTATTAGCGGAAACTGCCTATCTAATATTCCAGTCACGGAGATCGTGAGGAAACCAGGGGAGGCAGCCCGTATGATCCACACAACGCCCAAGTTCAATCCATCAGATCTCGTAGAAACATTGGCAGCTTCTACCGTTCCTAACAACCAATCCCGACACGGAGCGATTCGGAAACTCACCCGTTCCGCCATCGCCGACGATGACGAGCTTGAAGCTGGGGTAATCCACGGTCCCCTGATTCGGAAGCGCCTGCGAAAAAACCACAAAACATCGCGGATCAGACACACGCGGCCACAGATCCGGAGATCAAACACGGCGGAAATCGGATCCGTGCGGGGCACTCACCATCTAGGTCGCACTGGAGGGGGGCCGCGCCTGATGCGGCGATACGGCGGGCTTCGGAGCACGGGGTCGGGGAGCAGCAAAACCCTAGAATTCGAAATGGAATTGGGCGAGCCGCCGGTGGAGGCGGAGGGTTTTATAGCTGCGGTGGCAAGTTGTTTTTTTCCTCGGGGGTGCGGGGTTTGGTAGCTTTGGATGGACGCAGGAATTGTGGCCGCCGGATCTTGGGCGGCGGGCGGGATCGCATCCGGCTAGCTTTCCTCCCACGCGAGATTTCTGGCCGTTGGATCCGAAGGGTGCCGTGGAGGGGTGGGCTGCGTGGGCTTTTATCCTGTGTTCGTTAATGATCAACAAAACGAGGTGATGGCCCAACTCTTCTTTTCATATGGTGTTTGCTTACGGCCCAATAGGTTTATAGTTGTTCCTCTAAATGAAGACAAATATGTGCTTGTGATCTGTACAGTGTGTGGCAATgacatgcagcctgttcgtttggctgtggcttgtcgtaaacgatcgtaaatttttagccggaatattatttttctctcatacaaaccagccagcagtacttcttcacgaaccaacaacgatacgaaccagccaaccgaacaggccgaTGATGTGATCGCATTCTAAGGCAATAGACTAACTACAATTTCTTTCACTGGGCGAGTGATTACAAAGTGGTTCATCTAATCTaatatgaaaggatcaagatgtttAAGAGGAggatgaattaggctaattctaatttttttgcaataattaagcactacacttagcccatttcaccccttgtgcctagaatgtgtttctattgttctcccgCACAAAAATTTTACAccttaggttccaatcctactttagcatgacaattctaggaatgtaaagacatgaaatgaattgttcAAATGTAAATGATCAATGTAAAGAGAGgaaaaggaacacggcgatgtttatccgatgtatcggagagtcgccactcaccactaatcctcgttggagcacccggaCAAGGGTGTAGCTATCCCTtaatccacacaaggatcaagtgctctctacgggctgattctttgacactgcgtcacggtgaatcatccacagccgctcacaacttgacttgagtcatccacaagctccgtcgaatgatcaccaagctctcaatcaccaccgaaCCGTCtagatgatggtgatcaccaagagtaaccaacacaaactctcacttgaccaaaacaagcctaatgagaagggtggatacacacttgctactccctatgcactaatgaggttctTAATCTtgaattatcaaatctcaatcaccccactaggctcttgcactccaaaggtgtctCTCAGCTGAATAAATGGATAAGAGATCTCCCATGGATAAGtgaagtaagtatttatacccccttattcaaaacataacgtttgaaggctgagtcatcactctacgggctgaccagacgctctggtcagttgtaCTCGCTACTATGTCAGAGAGAGCTGTTaagttctgaccggactctgaccagcgtctggtaagcacccatcggacgcgtccggtcaagaaaaaaccTCTCTAAAACCTTTTTTGAGTGGACCGGACGCAGgtaccccagcgtccggtgctcctccactcagcgtccggtcaggacccaccggacgcgtccggtcaagaaaaaaccTCTccagaacctctctggagtggaCCGGACGCATGTACCCCAACATCCGGTGCAcctccactcagcgtccggttagtaccaGATGAATGtagttgatcaaataaactgaccgagCTCACCCTCCTGGGTCCGGTCACAactagaccagcgttcggtcagtcatttgacccttcattcactttcaATTCGAAATCCTATATGAATGAAGTTGAccccaattgatcttagggctattcgtaagctacctagtgctaggtttgacaagtgtgcaccgcacctaactcactagactcacctaggtcaagctactagtccatacccccttaatagtacgtccAAATAAAAAATAAGGTTCTAAACTATTCTaaatgtctctccaacaccaaacgacacttaaaactagtccgtcatttaccttgtcgtccatcctttgaaaaccgaaacgatttccatcgactggggcatgacaaccatgattgtccaatcaattttcattaccatgacctaactcaaattgcctctacaaaacacacgttagtcatagtaatatcgtatcatcattaatcaccgaaacctaactaaGGGCCTAGATGTTTTCATAATCTATCTACTAACGCTCAATTATCTAATCCATCTACTAACGCtcaattattttaaaaaaaaacatgtgtCGATGCCCTGGAGTCTCGAGGAAATTTGGATTTCGTAAGCGAGGAAAAGCCATCTGGTTACTCAGACATCAACACTTTGTGTTTGAATTGACTTCGGTCGTTTCTACCGCGGCATAGCTGCATGTACAGCCAATGTGCTAACCATCACCATCACAAGACACGAGTATGATCCAAGGAAACAGAACTTATTGGAAATTGGATTCATACTTGTGTCTTTGATTTTCTCTTAGGCAGCGACAGATTTACTGTATCCTGGACAAAGAGGAGAAGAGAAATAAGAAATAATGTATTCGTTCTAAATTGTAATTCGTGTTGTTTGTATAGTTTGGACAAATTGTAGCCGGTGAACTGATTGGATCCTCTTCTAGGCCCTCAAATATATTCCATGACCAACCTAATCATATTTTGGTATCATAAAATGTTGGTACCTTTTCACATAAAtctgattaaatttaaaatagtttaaCTTGTTAAAAAAATGAGAATTGTATTGTTTTGTACAGAGGGAGTAGTATGGAGCAGAGGACTTGGAGAACTGGGAGAAACTAGCTGTGATTAAAGGACAGTGCTACGTTCAGAGTATGTGCGTTCAGATTCAGTGCTCTGAAGAGTGCTGATCTCAGACGATCAGCAGATCACCAGAAAATGATGGACAACAAGTGTTGAACGAATATATGTTTCTATAGATGCTGAAACGATATTCCTTGTTCTTTTCTTGAATCCACATTCACAGAAATTCCACGCACGTGGCTGTTCTGCAGTGTGGCCGCACAGGCTTGCCGCCTCGTGCTTTCAGCTTTCGTATTACAGTATACAGTAGTACTGTATATTACTATTCCCTTATGGCTCGTGTcaagcacgcacgcacgcactatACGTCTATACTTTATATATATTCACACCACGTGTacagccgacttatcagctagaatctatagtatttttttcttacaataaAACAGCTTTAgattttaataccagccgaacatgccccagcatgttcgctggttggtttctaggctgataagcccggttggtgctgatttgttgtgagagaaaaatattgtaccatgactgataagctctggctgaaaccagcaaacgaacagactgactgagtatatgtatgtatgtaacaGCTAGCAGACCGGCGGCCGATTCAGAAGTGTACGTATATGTAACACAAAACGATCGACTCCGCTCCTAGTATACATTGATTCTACCACGGCTTTTGCTACAGTAATCCGATGGATCAAAAGGCAGACACAGGCATGGCAATGGCGAATTGGAGATGCCTGCAGGCTGCGAATCAGTCATCAGATGGGGTACCTGTCGATGTCGTCCATCCAGGGGTTGCCCTTCTCCTTGGCCGGGTTCACCGACCGGAGTGCCTTCCACACGGCGCTATTGCACTTGAACTCGGAGCCGAAGGCGATCTGCCAAGTGCGGTGATCCATCCCTTGGCCTCGGCGTAGGCGAGCTCGTACTAGGGCGAGCTGCTGGAGGTGTTGCCGAGTGGCAGAGCTTGGAGACAAatacagggggggggggggcatttcAGTGAGACCTGACTCTGACGGTACAGATTCTAGCGTGGCTGCTATTGGCTGTCTAGGCGTTGCCGCGTtggggcgccgccgcgccagccgcCGGGGGCCGGTCAGCCGACCGCCAATGAGCGAGTTAAAGAAGGCCGCCAAGGATTCCAGCTCGAGGCATTGACAGCTCCGGTGCTCCGACCTTCGGCTCCGCTGTCTCGGTCACTCCGTGGATTATTTTGCTCGTGTTGACTGATGCCAGGGCCAGGTGCCCGGGTCCCAACTCCCAAGTGCAGGCTTGCACGTGGCCCATCACCTGGTGGGCTAAATTAGCTAGCGGATTTGCACATCCGCAACATATATTCTCTTTTTTTTTACGGGGCAAGGGGGCCAGAGCCCTCTATGGCCAATACGTGGCTCCGCCGTTGCGAACCGGTGCAGCGTCATCCTGGACGGCTCCATGTGCCAGTCCGTGAGCTTGAGGTTCTTCTCCAGCTCGTCCAGCACCGCGCTCCCGCCCTTGTGGATGCAGAAGTGCTCGAACGCCAGCTTGAAGTCCGGGAGGTAGGGCTTCACCTTGCGCGCGACGAGCATGGCGAAGAAGAGCAACTGCTCCGACATGGGCAGCACCAGCGGGCCGAGCGTCGTGATGTTGGTCTTGAGCGCGTCCCCGGCCACGACCATCAGCTCCTTGGACAGCGACACGCCCACCTTGCCCTCCGCGTCCTCCCGCTGACTCACGCAGCCGAAGCAGCGGTCGTCGGCGGCCTTGTGCGTGCGCACCGTGTGCACCAGCTGGTACTTGGACCGTCGCCGCGCGGAGCCGCGGTTTTCGACAGCAGGACCGCGGCGCATGCGGAACAGGCAGTTGGACACCAGCATGGAGCGGTCGTTGCCGAAGTACCAGTTGAGGGTGGTGTTCTCCATGCTGATCACCACGGCGTACGTCCCGGTGGCACTGCAGCAGGTCCCTGGCGAGGTCGACGGCGATGGGCCCCGCGCTGCAGCCCTTGCATCCCGCCGAGGTTGTAGCTCGCGACGTTGCCCCGGGGCTTGTAGTGGTTGACGACCATGGCGGACAGCGACGGCGTCGAGTTGAAGAGGCTGCAGTTCACCACCAGCACCCCCACGTCCTTGGGCCGCACCCCCGTCTTGGCGAACAGCTCGTCCAGCGCGCCGAACATGACCATCTCCGCCTCCTTCCGCGCGTTGGCCATGGACGGGTTGGGCGGGATGTTGAGCAACGCCTCCGAGAGGTACGTGTCCTCGCCCAGCCCCGGCCGCTCGATGACCCGGCGCTGGAACTCGATGTTCTCCGGCGTGAAGGTGCCCAGCGACTCGGTGCAGTTCATGAACCGCGCGCGGCTGCACTTGCGCTCGTCGTCGGGCTTGTAGCACGCGAAAGTCCACCAGGTACACGGGCCGCGGCCGCGTCAGCGCGTACGCGgtggccaccaccaccagcaccgtGGTGCAAACGAGCACGGACACCAGGTTGTACTGCAGGCTCTGCCACAGGTCCGCCAGGTCGCGCAGCGTGAAGGTGGACAGGTGCGCCGCCACCAGCCCCGGCAGCGGCGCCAGCAGCAGGTACGCGCCGTGGCTGATGAGGTGGTGGTACCCCAGCTTCACGTACTTGAGCTTCACCAACTGCTTGAAGTCCGGCGTGCCGCTCGACGTCGCCGCCGCTGTTCTTGGCTCGTCCGCCATGTCAGCTAGCTAGCGAGCGAGCGAGGGCAAGCAACCGCCCGGGGTTGTGCTGCGTTTGAAGGCCTGGACACGCTAGCGGCGCTTCATGCGTTCCGCCTGACGCGCCCGACAAACGCCACGCGGATGGGGGCTCGACGGCGACGGTTACGGGACCGGGGCGGGCGGGAGGAGGAGGATCAGCCAGGAGGAGGGGTGGGCCCCGGGTGAGCGTGACGTGGCGGCCCGGCATCTTGTAGTCGCGCCGCGTTCGCGCGCGGGCGCGGCCGAGCGAGGCGGTTAGCCCGGACCCCCCCGAGAGAGCCGTGCGCGGCTGCGCGGGCGCCGGTCCAGCCATACACACACGTTCGGGCGCAGAGCTCGGGGGACGGACGGTACGCGAACGTGCGGTGCGCGCCTGCGCGGCGTGTGGTGGACTACGCCTTTTCCGAGCGTAAGACACACGTGTACACGGACGTACCTAGATTATATTATACTTCCTCCATATAGAAAAGATACGGTTCTACTCTAGTTCTAAAAATTTATAGTAAGGCCCTGTGTAGATCTCCTAGAAAATGCTAATGAGAGAAAAATGAAAATTGGATCCAAACAATCGAATTTTAGAGTGAGATTGTATAATCCTACCCCTATTATTTGAAGATTTTCATTGTGCAAAGGCAGTAATCACTATGAGAATAAGATCTAAAcaccttttatttatttatttttatccaGAATCCAAATTCTACATTCCAAAGTCTTGCTACGAGAAtaagatccaaacaggccctaagttaaACGATTTAAGTATAATTAAATCAATATATTATTATCTTGGTAATGAAACATACTTTTTAGTATACTTATTACAAGCCATGTATTTGGATTTTTTTATAAAATAGTCGAATTTAGAATAATTTGTTTTGACCTAATTTACATTTTTTTTATGGAATACATGTAGTACACACACACTTTATAATATACTTCTTTCGTCTCTAAataaaaatcaatttctagagttgtcataagtcaaactttttttttgtGTTATAGACCAAATTTATTAAAAAAGAGtataaatatttatgacatcaatgAGCACAGCATAAACAAATATTTTATAGCATATCTAATTATACTAATTTAGTGTTATAAATCTTCATTCTCTTtcctataaatttagttaaaatttAAAAAGATTAATTTGGTAATTTGAAAATTAATTTATTTGGAGAAGTAGTACGTAAATGAAAGGGTATTTCGGGGCCATTTCGTTGCTCGCTTTCATGCAAATCGTGTGTACCATGAAGTCCTTCATGGAAGGATTCTTTTTCCAAGTGAAGTTTTTGGACTTACTCTAGTGGATGATTAGTGCAAGCAACAAGTAGTACGAAAAAAGGCAGGGTCAAAGTCTCAAAGAGATGCTGCTTTCTTCACCGAATCACCTGGTCAGTGGCCACACTGCATAGATCACAGATGTCAGTCAGATGATAGATAGATATATGCAGTCGATCTCATGTTCCTTTCGTCTCGCAAGCACGTTATACTGACCTGCCCAATCATCACCGTTCTCGGCTAC harbors:
- the LOC136516820 gene encoding GTP-binding nuclear protein Ran-2, with protein sequence MALPNQGTVDYPSFKLVIVGDGGTGKTTFVKRHLTGEFEKKYEPTIGVEVHPLDFTTNCGKIRFYCWDTAGQEKFGGLRDGYYIHGQCAIIMFDVTSRLTYKNVPTWHRDLCRVCENIPIVLCGNKVDVKNRQVKAKQVTFHRKKNLQYYEISAKSNYNFEKPFLYLARKLAGDPNLHFVEAVALKPPEVTIDMAMQQQHEAELAAAAAQPLPDDDDDLIE